A portion of the Acidobacteriaceae bacterium genome contains these proteins:
- the nusA gene encoding transcription termination factor NusA: MASPLYQSIEVLSREKGIDPQIIVTAVEDAIALATRKFYKTTENMRGEFDRETGDIRAYVYKTVVETPEEVEDADNQLTLEQAREIAPEVEVGGELRFYKDTSPLGRIAAQMAKQVIFQKVREAERDTVFLEYGDKAGEILNATVKRLEPMDVIFDLGKAEARMPKREQSRLEQFAIGERVRVVLLRVDRAAKGPQVIVSRAAPALVQSLFQSEVPEIYDGTVQVRAIAREAGERTKIAVQSRDKDVDPVGACVGMKGMRVQSIIRELRGEKIDIIEYSDEITTFAEKALQPAKVSRVSITDLAEKQLEVIVDDTQLSLAIGKKGQNVRLAAKLLSWKIDIKSEEEKRQEVEQQMQAMSGGPSTPIEQVTELEHGIMEKLIAAGITTVESVADMTEEELGEVPGIGEKSVEKIATAVRHYFGQYAEGEARPVPVPAEPTLEAGEEAIAAAPASNVGEDEEHSMSKTPEEILAAEGAAAGSVEEVDNLSTEEIADAEDELSRFDANDSADEREARIELDNDTVDQLVDDAQEFSSENVDNDGPNRD; this comes from the coding sequence ATGGCAAGCCCTCTTTATCAGTCCATCGAAGTTCTCTCGCGCGAAAAAGGCATCGACCCTCAGATCATCGTTACTGCGGTTGAAGATGCGATTGCGCTGGCAACACGCAAGTTCTACAAAACGACGGAAAATATGCGCGGCGAGTTCGACCGCGAAACCGGCGACATCCGCGCCTACGTCTACAAGACTGTCGTCGAGACACCCGAAGAAGTCGAAGACGCCGACAACCAGCTCACCCTGGAGCAGGCCCGCGAGATCGCGCCCGAAGTCGAAGTCGGCGGCGAACTTCGCTTCTACAAGGACACCTCCCCGCTCGGCCGCATCGCCGCGCAGATGGCCAAGCAGGTCATCTTCCAGAAGGTGCGCGAAGCTGAGCGCGACACAGTGTTCCTTGAGTACGGCGACAAGGCTGGCGAGATTCTGAATGCCACCGTCAAGCGCCTCGAGCCGATGGACGTCATCTTCGATCTCGGCAAGGCGGAGGCCCGCATGCCCAAGCGCGAGCAGTCGCGCCTGGAGCAGTTCGCCATCGGCGAGCGCGTTCGCGTCGTTCTGCTGCGTGTGGACCGCGCTGCAAAGGGCCCGCAGGTCATCGTCTCCCGCGCCGCTCCGGCGCTGGTGCAGAGCCTCTTCCAGTCCGAAGTGCCGGAAATCTACGACGGCACCGTACAGGTCCGTGCCATCGCCCGCGAAGCTGGCGAGCGCACCAAGATCGCCGTCCAGAGCCGCGACAAGGACGTCGACCCGGTCGGCGCCTGCGTCGGCATGAAGGGTATGCGCGTGCAGTCGATCATCCGCGAACTGCGCGGCGAAAAGATCGACATCATCGAGTACTCGGACGAGATCACGACCTTTGCCGAGAAGGCACTGCAGCCCGCGAAGGTTTCGCGCGTTTCAATCACCGATCTGGCGGAAAAGCAGCTTGAAGTGATCGTGGACGACACGCAGCTCTCGCTGGCGATCGGCAAGAAGGGCCAGAACGTCCGTCTCGCAGCCAAGCTGCTGAGCTGGAAGATCGACATCAAGAGCGAAGAAGAGAAGCGTCAGGAAGTCGAGCAGCAGATGCAGGCCATGAGCGGCGGTCCGTCGACGCCGATCGAACAGGTGACCGAGCTCGAGCACGGCATCATGGAGAAGCTCATCGCCGCTGGCATCACGACCGTGGAGTCCGTTGCGGACATGACCGAAGAAGAGCTCGGAGAAGTCCCGGGTATCGGCGAAAAGTCGGTCGAGAAGATCGCGACCGCTGTCCGCCACTACTTCGGCCAGTACGCAGAAGGCGAAGCTCGCCCCGTGCCGGTTCCTGCCGAGCCGACCCTCGAAGCAGGCGAAGAAGCCATCGCCGCCGCGCCCGCATCCAACGTGGGTGAGGACGAGGAGCATTCCATGAGCAAGACGCCTGAAGAGATCCTGGCTGCGGAAGGCGCAGCCGCCGGATCGGTGGAAGAAGTCGACAACCTTTCCACCGAAGAGATTGCCGATGCCGAAGATGAACTTTCGCGCTTCGATGCCAATGATTCAGCCGACGAGCGCGAAGCGCGAATCGAGCTCGACAACGACACGGTCGATCAACTCGTTGATGACGCGCAGGAGTTCTCCAGCGAAAACGTCGACAACGACGGCCCCAACCGTGATTAG
- the aqpZ gene encoding aquaporin Z encodes MGKKLFAEFLGTGWLVLGGCGSAVLAAAYPQLGIGFVGVALAFGLTVLTMAYAIGHISGCHLNPAVTFGLASANRFQWKDVPAYVVAQVLGGTAGAAILYVIASGKAGFDVHAGFASNGYGAHSPDHYSMMAGFVCEVVMTFAFLVIILGATHDRAPKGFAPIAIGLGLTLIHLISIPVTNTSVNPARSTGVAIFAGGWALSQLWLFWVAPILGGVLGGVVHHALLEKIPADPDIAGDVR; translated from the coding sequence ATGGGAAAGAAATTATTTGCAGAGTTTTTGGGTACGGGCTGGCTCGTGCTCGGTGGCTGCGGGAGCGCTGTGCTGGCGGCGGCGTATCCCCAGCTTGGGATTGGGTTTGTTGGCGTGGCGCTGGCGTTTGGTTTGACCGTGCTCACGATGGCGTATGCCATCGGACATATCTCGGGATGCCACCTGAACCCGGCCGTCACTTTTGGCCTGGCGTCGGCGAACCGCTTTCAGTGGAAGGACGTTCCCGCGTACGTTGTCGCTCAGGTGCTTGGCGGAACGGCTGGCGCAGCGATTCTGTATGTGATCGCGAGCGGAAAGGCTGGCTTCGACGTTCATGCAGGCTTTGCGTCGAACGGCTACGGCGCTCACTCGCCGGATCACTATTCGATGATGGCTGGTTTTGTGTGCGAGGTCGTTATGACCTTCGCCTTCCTCGTCATTATTCTCGGTGCAACCCATGACCGCGCCCCGAAGGGCTTTGCTCCGATCGCGATCGGCCTGGGGTTGACGCTGATCCACCTGATCAGCATCCCGGTCACGAACACCTCAGTGAACCCCGCTCGCAGCACCGGCGTTGCGATCTTCGCTGGCGGCTGGGCACTTAGCCAGTTGTGGCTGTTCTGGGTGGCCCCGATCCTTGGCGGCGTTCTGGGTGGTGTCGTGCACCATGCGCTGCTGGAGAAGATTCCGGCTGATCCTGATATCGCTGGCGATGTGCGCTAG
- a CDS encoding Crp/Fnr family transcriptional regulator, whose product MPLSRRDCLTCIARGPDCFCHLPTEALRDLQTLGRVVRLSRGQQLLHEGDPADQVYMVCEGHLKLYASSPDGKVLLLRMAQPGDVLGLASALRNTRQKLTVEALDQCEVKSVRRNDFLRFAERYREVGQNTATAAAKEYETALVSARRLALSGSAAAKLASLLVELAELNLGAEKQKSVEIPMPLTHEELGSMCGISRETVTRTLTKFAAAGLVEQAVGRIVVKDLAGLEAEFN is encoded by the coding sequence TTGCCACTTTCCCGCCGCGACTGTCTGACCTGCATTGCCCGCGGCCCGGATTGCTTCTGCCATCTGCCCACCGAAGCTCTGCGCGATCTACAGACGCTTGGCCGCGTGGTCAGGCTTAGCCGTGGCCAGCAGTTGCTGCACGAAGGCGACCCTGCCGACCAGGTCTACATGGTCTGCGAAGGCCACCTGAAGCTCTACGCCTCCTCTCCTGACGGCAAAGTGCTGCTGCTACGCATGGCACAACCCGGCGACGTACTCGGGCTGGCCTCTGCCCTGCGCAACACCCGGCAAAAGCTTACCGTCGAAGCGCTCGACCAGTGCGAAGTGAAGTCTGTACGCCGCAACGACTTTCTGCGCTTTGCCGAGCGATATCGCGAGGTCGGCCAGAACACAGCCACCGCCGCGGCGAAGGAGTACGAGACCGCGCTCGTCAGCGCACGACGACTGGCGCTCTCCGGCTCGGCAGCCGCAAAACTCGCGAGCCTGCTGGTCGAGCTTGCAGAGCTGAACCTCGGAGCCGAGAAGCAAAAGAGTGTGGAGATTCCCATGCCGCTCACGCACGAGGAGCTTGGCTCCATGTGCGGCATCTCTCGCGAGACGGTTACGCGAACCCTGACGAAGTTTGCAGCCGCAGGTCTCGTCGAACAGGCTGTCGGTCGCATCGTCGTAAAAGACCTCGCTGGTCTTGAAGCCGAATTCAACTAA
- a CDS encoding prolyl oligopeptidase family serine peptidase has protein sequence MKTMLLAAAAAVTTVALPAQTAIKYQTPPAPIEKLVSAKPLPVASTSPDRKLLLIEQPATFPTIAEVAEPRLRLAGLRFNPDSASPSVDSYVVGLSFQPLDGGPARKISGLPTPLKVSDILWAPDSRHIAIVQRNEKSARSAAGLKLWVIDVTTAAARPLAPAMRLNNVLDSTPCEWLPTSAALACKIVPLERGPAPKLSEVPTGPHVSENLGKATPAPTYEDMLSTPDDEDQFAYYATAQLAIIPLTGAAHALPIKGILDQLAISPDGRFALTSIVHRPFSYTVPYERFPLLTEVVTLKTGTVTKLNDRPVIDNLPIVRDTVAPGPRGYEWRADAPATIVFTEAADGGDPRTKAEIRDRVKMLAAPFTGEATTLLELPMRPAGYRGGSIRWGNDHYAVVSVSRWADRKTALLSFDPSSTGPAKLHTLYEGSSQDRYHSPGAPMLVPNAAGKRVLAFTPDGSALYFVSQGATPKGDQPFVATLPLNGGEETILTRSADPFYTEPITLLGGDRLLVRRESQNDPPNYFVTNLRGRVAPIAVTHFPSPYEGIALPTRQLLRYKRSDGVDLNAVLWTPAGYDKSQGPLPTLMEAYPAEFKTRAAASQTSGSTNRFPTFGWGSPVFFTQTGYAVLQNTSIPIIGEGKEHPNDTYVEQLVASAKAAIDYASSLGVVDRTRVGVMGHSYGAFMTANLLAHSDLFRAGIARSGAYNRSLTPYGFQNEDRTYWQAPKVYYEMSPFSYADKIKTPILLIHGEADDNTGTFPIQSERFYAALKGQGATVRLVFLPLEPHHYGAKESVDHMLWEMSRWLDTYVKPKEPVTAAK, from the coding sequence ATGAAGACCATGTTGCTTGCGGCTGCCGCCGCCGTCACCACCGTCGCCCTGCCTGCCCAGACGGCCATCAAGTACCAGACGCCGCCCGCGCCGATCGAAAAGCTGGTCAGCGCCAAGCCCCTTCCGGTCGCCTCCACCTCTCCCGACCGCAAACTCCTGCTCATCGAGCAGCCAGCCACCTTCCCGACCATCGCCGAGGTCGCCGAACCGCGCCTGCGACTCGCCGGTCTGCGCTTCAACCCCGACTCCGCCAGCCCCTCGGTCGACAGCTACGTCGTCGGACTCAGCTTTCAACCGCTCGACGGCGGCCCCGCACGCAAAATCAGCGGTTTGCCCACGCCGCTGAAGGTCAGCGACATCCTCTGGGCACCGGACAGCCGCCACATAGCCATCGTTCAACGCAATGAAAAGTCCGCAAGAAGCGCCGCCGGGCTGAAGCTCTGGGTGATCGACGTCACCACCGCGGCCGCTCGTCCGCTGGCTCCGGCGATGCGCCTGAACAATGTGCTCGACAGCACACCGTGCGAGTGGCTGCCGACCAGCGCGGCGCTCGCCTGCAAGATCGTCCCCCTCGAACGCGGCCCCGCCCCCAAGCTAAGCGAAGTCCCCACCGGCCCGCACGTCAGCGAAAACCTCGGCAAGGCCACCCCCGCGCCGACGTACGAAGACATGCTCTCGACGCCGGACGACGAAGACCAATTTGCGTACTACGCGACCGCGCAACTCGCCATCATTCCGCTCACCGGCGCGGCGCATGCCTTGCCCATCAAAGGCATCCTCGACCAGCTTGCTATCTCTCCCGACGGCCGCTTCGCGCTGACCAGTATCGTGCACCGCCCGTTCAGCTACACCGTGCCGTATGAGCGCTTTCCGCTGCTCACCGAGGTCGTCACGCTGAAGACCGGCACGGTCACCAAACTCAACGACCGCCCCGTGATCGACAATCTTCCGATCGTCCGCGACACCGTTGCGCCCGGCCCGCGTGGCTATGAGTGGCGCGCCGACGCCCCCGCCACCATCGTCTTCACCGAAGCCGCCGACGGCGGCGATCCCCGCACCAAAGCCGAGATTCGTGATCGCGTAAAGATGCTCGCAGCACCCTTCACCGGCGAAGCCACGACGCTGCTCGAACTGCCGATGCGCCCCGCAGGTTACCGAGGCGGATCGATCCGCTGGGGCAACGATCACTATGCGGTCGTCTCCGTCAGCCGCTGGGCCGACCGCAAGACCGCGCTGCTGAGCTTCGACCCGTCTTCCACCGGACCGGCGAAGCTGCACACGCTGTACGAAGGCTCCTCGCAGGACCGCTACCACTCGCCGGGTGCGCCGATGCTGGTGCCGAACGCCGCGGGTAAGCGCGTGCTGGCATTCACGCCGGACGGCTCCGCACTCTACTTCGTCTCGCAGGGAGCCACCCCAAAGGGTGACCAGCCGTTCGTCGCCACCCTGCCCCTTAACGGCGGCGAGGAAACGATCCTCACACGCTCGGCCGATCCGTTCTACACCGAGCCCATCACTCTGCTCGGCGGCGACCGCCTGCTCGTTCGCCGGGAGTCGCAGAACGATCCCCCGAATTACTTCGTCACCAACCTGCGCGGACGCGTTGCTCCCATCGCCGTCACGCACTTCCCATCGCCGTACGAAGGCATCGCGCTGCCCACCCGGCAACTGCTCCGCTACAAGCGCAGCGACGGCGTCGACCTGAACGCGGTGCTGTGGACGCCGGCAGGCTACGACAAGAGCCAGGGACCGCTGCCGACGCTCATGGAAGCCTATCCGGCCGAGTTCAAGACCCGCGCGGCCGCCTCGCAGACCTCCGGCTCGACCAACCGCTTCCCGACCTTCGGCTGGGGCTCGCCCGTCTTCTTCACCCAGACCGGCTATGCCGTGCTGCAGAACACCTCGATCCCGATCATCGGCGAAGGCAAGGAGCATCCCAACGACACCTACGTCGAGCAGCTCGTCGCCAGCGCCAAGGCCGCGATCGACTACGCCAGTTCGCTGGGCGTCGTCGACCGTACCCGCGTCGGTGTGATGGGCCACAGCTACGGCGCCTTCATGACAGCCAACCTGCTGGCGCACTCCGACCTCTTCCGCGCAGGCATCGCACGCTCGGGAGCCTACAACCGCTCGCTGACCCCGTATGGCTTTCAGAACGAAGACCGCACCTACTGGCAGGCCCCGAAGGTCTACTACGAAATGTCGCCGTTCTCTTACGCGGACAAGATCAAGACGCCGATCCTGCTCATCCACGGCGAAGCAGACGACAACACCGGCACCTTTCCCATACAGAGCGAGCGTTTCTACGCTGCCCTGAAGGGCCAGGGAGCCACGGTGCGCCTCGTCTTCCTGCCGCTGGAACCGCACCACTACGGGGCCAAAGAAAGTGTCGACCACATGCTGTGGGAGATGAGCCGCTGGCTGGATACATACGTCAAGCCCAAGGAGCCTGTCACCGCAGCGAAGTAA
- a CDS encoding ribosome maturation factor RimP encodes MALPLETIRATAERVATSHGLDVVEVEFAGGGKHRTLRVFLEKDEAGRATLRAQAEDPEQAALLPKGIPLEALSGVTHEDCAAFATDFGTVLDVEELIPGTTEYTLEVSSPGLERKLLKPADWTRFTGQIVKLQTFTPVESNRHFTGRLTAFEGTNITLDLAAVKQKGKAKKTLTAQTVTIDLPNVEKAHLVAEI; translated from the coding sequence ATGGCACTTCCGCTCGAAACAATTCGCGCCACCGCCGAACGCGTCGCCACGTCGCACGGCCTCGATGTCGTTGAGGTCGAGTTCGCGGGCGGCGGCAAGCATCGCACACTCCGCGTCTTTCTGGAAAAAGACGAAGCCGGTCGCGCCACCCTGCGCGCACAGGCCGAAGACCCCGAACAGGCTGCGCTTCTGCCCAAGGGCATTCCGCTGGAGGCGCTCTCAGGCGTCACCCACGAGGACTGCGCCGCCTTCGCTACCGACTTCGGCACGGTGCTCGACGTCGAAGAGCTCATCCCCGGCACGACCGAGTACACGCTCGAAGTCAGCTCCCCGGGTCTGGAACGCAAGCTGCTCAAGCCCGCTGACTGGACCCGCTTTACCGGCCAGATTGTGAAGCTGCAGACGTTCACCCCGGTCGAAAGCAATCGCCACTTCACAGGCCGCCTGACGGCCTTCGAGGGCACCAACATTACGCTCGACCTTGCCGCCGTGAAGCAAAAAGGCAAGGCAAAGAAAACGCTCACCGCGCAGACGGTCACCATCGATCTGCCCAACGTCGAAAAGGCGCATCTGGTCGCCGAAATCTAA
- the infB gene encoding translation initiation factor IF-2 yields the protein MSKVRINDLARELEVKSKSILDALTAVGVTEKKTHSSSIEEDEAEKVRTHLTRGSRPAAKPAAPTTERGFNLANVSKPGDALKAILERKQAAEAAKHAPPPRPAVAVAPPAPRPAVAAPPVARPVVAVAPPATPVVVKAAAAPIAAPVAPPAVVAAPPAPPAVVAAPPAPAPVVAAPAPVASAPATPAAPGAPARRIILPQQRSAGPNIVAPPPAPGAKYGIPRPAVAAAPPAAPVVVKPAAAPVAPVAAAVPAAAPVATPAAPAVEAPAAPAAPVVPAAPVRRVIMPQTGPRPTYTAAPGAAAAVRRPIFERPRPQAGGPGAGNFAPGQRPPLAPGARRPMHPTRSFPGGPGGPGGPGGRPGFPPRPGFGNRPGFGPRPGVGPGGLLPPADAGPAPGARPGRPAQRGRGGAPRYEKNKEVALKGYQPRFGAAQIPMGEMPITKQITVTEGISVKDLAEKLDIRGKDLIATLLMRGVMVTVNQSLDGELVKDVARQFGAGATVISVEEQMENEALETLIENTEGLIEITRAPVVTIMGHVDHGKTSLLDAIRSTDVAAGEAGGITQHIGAYKVHVTKPDSPAFGREIVFLDTPGHEAFTRMRARGAKITDIVVVVVAADDGVMPQTLEAIDHARAAKVPMIVAVNKIDKPEADPSKVMQQLAARGVQATSMGGDIEFVEVSAKKRLNLDGLEEMICLVADTNEQKATPDRPAVGTVIEAKLDRGRGAVASILVQNGTLKSGDSFIVGNTFGKIRAMFDDRGRPISEAGPSTPVEILGLESIPDAGDTFLVMADRDRAKEIAKYRSMKEREAMLAKSSRVSLEGLAEQIKQAGVKDLNLILKGDVQGSVEVLADSLSRMSTEKVRVKVLHSGVGAITESDVLLATASNAIIIGFNVRPERKAQDLADQEKVEIRLHSIIYELQDEMTKAMLGLLDAVYKENYEGRAEVLNVFKITKVGQIAGSIVRDGLIKRDMGVRVLRGGEEVWKGKFASLKRFKDDVSEVRSGVECGIDLAGFKEIKVGDIIEAYTTEKMAAELGQNVAELKKQQMAELAKAKEAENEAKAAANV from the coding sequence ATGAGCAAAGTTCGCATCAACGATCTGGCCCGTGAGCTTGAAGTCAAGAGCAAGTCGATTCTCGACGCCTTGACCGCCGTGGGCGTTACAGAAAAGAAGACCCACTCCTCTTCCATCGAAGAGGATGAAGCCGAGAAGGTTCGCACCCACCTTACCCGTGGATCGCGTCCTGCCGCCAAACCCGCCGCTCCGACGACGGAAAGAGGCTTCAATCTGGCGAACGTTTCCAAGCCCGGTGACGCCCTGAAGGCGATTCTGGAGCGCAAACAGGCAGCCGAAGCAGCAAAGCATGCACCTCCGCCGCGTCCTGCTGTCGCCGTTGCGCCTCCTGCACCACGTCCCGCAGTGGCTGCGCCTCCGGTGGCTCGCCCCGTTGTGGCCGTAGCTCCCCCGGCAACGCCCGTAGTGGTGAAGGCCGCTGCAGCTCCCATCGCAGCGCCGGTTGCGCCCCCTGCCGTGGTTGCTGCTCCGCCAGCACCGCCCGCAGTGGTTGCCGCACCTCCGGCTCCGGCACCCGTCGTGGCAGCTCCCGCGCCTGTAGCGTCTGCTCCGGCAACGCCCGCAGCGCCAGGTGCCCCGGCACGCCGCATCATTCTTCCGCAGCAGCGCTCGGCTGGCCCGAACATCGTGGCACCGCCCCCTGCTCCCGGCGCAAAGTACGGCATTCCGCGTCCCGCAGTGGCAGCCGCTCCGCCGGCAGCACCTGTCGTGGTGAAGCCCGCTGCAGCTCCGGTAGCACCCGTTGCGGCAGCGGTTCCCGCAGCTGCTCCTGTCGCTACTCCCGCAGCCCCTGCGGTGGAAGCTCCTGCGGCTCCGGCAGCGCCCGTCGTTCCGGCAGCTCCCGTCCGTCGCGTCATTATGCCGCAGACCGGTCCCCGTCCTACCTACACGGCAGCTCCCGGAGCTGCTGCAGCGGTGCGTCGCCCGATCTTCGAGCGTCCGCGTCCGCAGGCAGGCGGCCCTGGCGCTGGCAACTTCGCTCCCGGTCAGCGTCCTCCGCTGGCTCCCGGCGCACGTCGTCCGATGCATCCGACGCGTTCGTTCCCGGGTGGTCCCGGTGGCCCTGGCGGCCCCGGTGGTCGTCCTGGCTTCCCGCCGCGCCCCGGCTTCGGCAACCGTCCCGGATTCGGCCCACGCCCTGGCGTTGGCCCCGGTGGCCTGCTGCCCCCGGCCGATGCGGGTCCGGCACCAGGAGCACGTCCTGGCCGTCCAGCACAGCGTGGTCGCGGTGGCGCACCTCGCTACGAAAAGAACAAGGAAGTCGCTCTCAAGGGCTATCAGCCGCGCTTCGGTGCAGCTCAGATTCCCATGGGCGAAATGCCCATCACCAAGCAGATCACGGTGACCGAAGGCATCTCGGTGAAGGACCTGGCCGAGAAGCTCGACATTCGCGGTAAGGACCTGATCGCCACGCTCCTCATGCGCGGCGTCATGGTCACGGTGAACCAGTCGCTCGACGGCGAGTTGGTCAAGGACGTTGCGCGCCAGTTCGGCGCGGGCGCCACGGTCATCTCGGTCGAAGAGCAGATGGAGAACGAAGCTCTCGAGACGCTCATCGAGAACACCGAAGGCCTTATCGAAATCACGCGCGCCCCGGTCGTCACGATCATGGGACACGTCGATCACGGTAAGACCTCGCTGCTCGACGCGATTCGCTCGACGGACGTGGCAGCTGGTGAAGCCGGCGGCATCACGCAGCACATCGGTGCGTACAAGGTGCACGTCACCAAGCCCGATTCGCCTGCGTTCGGCCGTGAGATCGTCTTCCTCGATACCCCGGGTCACGAAGCGTTTACCCGTATGCGTGCTCGTGGTGCGAAGATCACCGACATCGTCGTTGTGGTCGTCGCTGCCGATGACGGCGTGATGCCCCAGACGCTCGAAGCTATCGATCACGCGCGCGCCGCCAAGGTGCCGATGATTGTGGCCGTGAACAAGATCGATAAGCCGGAAGCAGACCCCTCCAAGGTGATGCAGCAGCTTGCCGCTCGCGGCGTCCAGGCAACCAGCATGGGCGGCGACATCGAGTTCGTCGAAGTTTCGGCAAAGAAGCGCCTGAACCTCGATGGCCTGGAGGAGATGATCTGCCTCGTTGCCGATACGAACGAGCAGAAGGCCACGCCGGACCGCCCCGCGGTCGGTACGGTCATCGAAGCCAAGCTCGATCGTGGTCGCGGCGCAGTCGCTTCCATCCTCGTGCAGAACGGTACGCTCAAGTCGGGTGACAGCTTCATCGTCGGCAACACGTTCGGCAAGATCCGCGCGATGTTTGACGATCGTGGACGTCCCATCAGTGAAGCCGGTCCTTCGACCCCGGTCGAAATCCTCGGCCTCGAGTCGATTCCGGACGCTGGCGATACGTTCCTCGTCATGGCCGATCGTGACCGTGCGAAGGAAATCGCCAAGTACCGCAGCATGAAGGAACGCGAAGCGATGCTCGCCAAGAGCTCGCGAGTCTCCCTCGAAGGCCTTGCCGAACAGATCAAGCAGGCTGGCGTCAAGGACCTCAACCTCATCCTCAAGGGCGACGTGCAGGGCTCGGTGGAAGTACTCGCCGACAGCCTCAGCCGCATGTCCACCGAGAAGGTGCGCGTCAAGGTGCTGCACTCCGGCGTCGGTGCCATCACCGAGTCCGATGTGCTGCTCGCGACGGCGTCGAATGCCATCATCATTGGCTTCAACGTTCGCCCGGAGCGCAAGGCACAGGACCTCGCCGATCAGGAAAAGGTCGAAATTCGTCTGCACTCGATCATCTACGAGTTGCAGGACGAGATGACCAAGGCCATGCTCGGCTTGCTCGATGCGGTCTACAAGGAGAACTACGAAGGCCGCGCTGAAGTGCTCAACGTCTTCAAGATCACGAAGGTTGGTCAGATCGCCGGTTCTATCGTCCGCGACGGCCTCATCAAGCGCGACATGGGCGTACGCGTCCTGCGCGGTGGCGAGGAAGTCTGGAAGGGCAAGTTCGCCTCACTCAAGCGCTTCAAGGACGACGTCTCAGAAGTCCGCTCGGGTGTGGAGTGCGGTATCGATCTCGCTGGCTTCAAGGAGATCAAGGTCGGCGACATCATCGAGGCGTACACCACCGAGAAGATGGCTGCCGAGCTTGGACAGAACGTTGCCGAACTCAAGAAGCAGCAGATGGCCGAACTCGCCAAGGCGAAGGAAGCCGAGAACGAAGCAAAGGCAGCAGCGAACGTATAG
- the guaB gene encoding IMP dehydrogenase — protein MIEFPVVEALTFDDVLLVPAYSDVVPTQVSTQAKLTKNITLTTPLMSAAMDTVTESRLAIAIAQQGGMGVVHRNLTIEQQAIEIDKVKRSESGMIVDPITIEPEQLISAALEMMRRYKISGVPVTKSGKLVGILTNRDLRFVSRTDIPIADVMTKENLITVPVGTTLEQAEDILHQHRVEKLLVVNDAYELKGLITVKDIQKKLKYPNASKDAQGRLRVAGAIGATGDFLERAAALVEARVDALAIDSAHGHSSRVLEAVREVKKAFPNVDLLAGNVATYDGTMALIDAGADAIKVGIGPGSICTTRMVTGAGMPQVTAIAEAYKAASKHGVAIIADGGIKYSGDVTKAIAAGASVCMMGSLFAGVDESPGETILYQGRSFKAYRGMGSLSAMAQGSGERYFQGKDDMQTGERVSLTAKEGPPGGNRLAKFVPEGIEGRVPHRGPLEAMIYQLVGGLRSGMGYLGCNTIEELQKNARFIRISGAGLRESHVHDVVITREAPNYHVE, from the coding sequence ATGATCGAATTTCCAGTGGTTGAAGCTCTTACGTTTGACGATGTCCTCCTGGTACCGGCTTATTCCGATGTAGTGCCGACGCAGGTGAGCACGCAGGCGAAGCTCACAAAGAACATTACCCTCACAACTCCTTTGATGTCCGCAGCTATGGACACCGTCACCGAGTCGCGCCTGGCGATCGCAATCGCGCAGCAGGGCGGCATGGGTGTGGTACATCGCAACCTCACGATTGAGCAGCAGGCGATTGAGATCGACAAGGTCAAGCGCTCGGAGTCGGGCATGATCGTCGACCCGATCACCATCGAGCCGGAGCAGCTTATCTCGGCCGCGCTCGAGATGATGCGCCGCTACAAGATCTCGGGCGTTCCGGTCACGAAGTCCGGCAAGCTTGTCGGCATCCTGACCAATCGCGATCTCCGCTTCGTTTCGCGCACGGACATTCCTATCGCCGACGTCATGACGAAGGAAAACCTAATCACCGTGCCGGTTGGAACGACGCTGGAGCAGGCCGAAGACATTCTGCATCAGCACCGCGTTGAGAAGCTGCTCGTCGTCAACGACGCGTACGAACTCAAGGGCCTGATCACGGTCAAGGACATTCAGAAGAAGCTGAAGTACCCGAATGCGTCGAAGGACGCGCAGGGCCGTCTGCGTGTTGCCGGGGCTATCGGTGCGACGGGCGACTTCCTCGAGCGTGCTGCGGCCCTCGTAGAGGCACGCGTCGACGCTCTGGCGATTGACTCGGCGCATGGACACTCTTCGCGTGTGCTCGAAGCTGTGCGTGAAGTGAAGAAGGCCTTCCCGAACGTTGACCTGCTGGCGGGCAACGTCGCGACCTACGACGGAACGATGGCGCTGATCGATGCGGGTGCGGATGCGATCAAGGTCGGCATCGGCCCCGGTTCCATCTGCACAACGCGCATGGTCACAGGCGCTGGCATGCCCCAGGTGACGGCGATTGCCGAAGCCTACAAGGCTGCTTCCAAGCACGGCGTGGCGATCATCGCTGACGGCGGCATCAAGTACTCGGGCGACGTGACCAAGGCAATTGCCGCGGGCGCGAGCGTCTGCATGATGGGTTCGCTCTTTGCGGGTGTGGATGAGTCGCCGGGCGAAACGATCCTGTACCAGGGCCGTTCGTTCAAGGCCTATCGCGGTATGGGCTCGCTCAGCGCGATGGCGCAGGGTTCTGGCGAACGTTACTTTCAGGGCAAGGACGATATGCAGACCGGCGAGCGTGTTTCGCTCACGGCGAAGGAAGGGCCTCCGGGCGGCAACCGCCTCGCGAAGTTCGTTCCCGAAGGCATTGAAGGCCGTGTCCCGCATCGCGGACCGTTGGAAGCGATGATCTATCAGCTTGTCGGCGGCCTGCGCTCAGGCATGGGCTACCTCGGCTGCAACACGATCGAAGAGCTGCAGAAGAACGCCCGGTTCATCCGCATCTCCGGCGCTGGCCTTCGCGAGTCGCATGTGCACGATGTGGTGATCACGCGCGAAGCCCCGAACTACCACGTGGAGTAG